The region GCGCAGCACCGGCGAGGCCTGTTTGACGAGCGTGGTGATGAGGATCTCGCCGACCTCGCCCGGGCTCACCGGCTCCAGGGTTTGGGGATCGACGATCTCGGTCAACACGCTGTCCTCGTTGGTCAGATGGTTCTGGTCCTGGCCGTGGGAATGGGCGCAGGGCACGGCTACCACCGGGCCGCCGGCCTCGGTCGAGCCATAGAGGTCGTGGGCGCGAAAGTTTTCCGGCATGAGAGCCTCGACCTCGTCTTGAAAGGCCTTGGAGATGGCCTGGCCGCCGCAGATGCCCAACCTGAGCTGCCAGTCGCGGCGGGGATCGATGCCCCTGTCGCGGGCCAGGGTGGCCAGGTGCATGTACCACAAGAGGGTAAAGAACCCGGCCGTGTGGCCCTGATCCACCAGCCACTGGACGGCCAGCTCGCCGCGCCCCGGCCCGAGCGGGAAGTTGGTGGCGCCAAGCGCCCTGAGGCCCAGGTCCATGCTCACGCCGCCCAGCCACATGCCGCCGGTATAGCCCTGGTAGACGCGGTCCTCGGGCCCCAGCCCAATGGTCACGAAGACCCGGGCCATCTGCGCCGCCAGCAGATCCAAATCGGCATCCGTGAAGCCAAAAACGACGGGCAAGCCCGTGGTTCCCGAGGTGGCGCAGAAGCGCGCCACGTCGTACACCGGCACGGTCAGCAGGGGGTAGGGATAGCGTTCCCTGAGGTCCTCTTTCTCCAGCGTCGGCAGCGCCTTGAGGGCCTGGGGATCGGCCAGGTCGCGGGGCTCGAGGCCGGCCCGGGCGAAGTGCTGCCGCCATTCGGGGCTGGGCTCCAGGCGTTGGCCCAGCGCCGCCAGCCGGCTTTGTTGCAGCGCCAGCACGTCATCACGTTCGAGGGTCTCGAAGTCGGGATCCCGGTATGCGGCCTCGGTCATGATGCCACCCTAACCTATCGAGGTATGTTGCGTCCCTCGCCCGCCAGGGCCGCGGCGACACCGTCGAGGATGGCCTGGCGCCGGCTGCCGGGCGGGAAGATGCCCTCGATGCCAAGCTCGCGCAGCCGCGCCGTCGAGGCCGGCGTGACCACGCCGCCCACCACCACCGGCGTATTCTCGAGCCCCTTCTCGGCCAGGCGTTCAAGCAGGCGGGCCGTCAGGTAAACCGGCTCGCTGGCCAGGTAGCTCACGCCGACCACGTCGGCCGCCGTTTCGCGGGCCAGCTCGGCGACCTGTTCGGGGGTGACGTAAAGGCCGCTATAGGTGACCTCGTGGCCGTCGCGGCGCAGCCACTCGGCGACGATGGTGACGCCGTTGTCGTGGGCGTCGGTGCCCAGCTTGGCGAGAAGAATGCGTGCCATATCGGCCTCCCGTCCTATTCAGCGATCTCGAATCCGATGCCGCTACGCATGGCTGCGAAGATCTCGCCGATGGTGGCCCCGGCGGCCACCGCCTCCATCATCGCCGGCATGACGTTCTGGCTGCCCGCGGCGATCGCACCCAGGGCCTCGAGGGCCGTCTCCAGACCCGGCCGCTCGGCCTTGCGCAGCGCCCGAATGGCGGCGATCCGGGCATCGATGGTGGCGCGTTCCAACTCGAAGAACTCCGCTTCCGGCGGCTCGCTCTGGTCTTCGAAGATGTTGACGCCGACCAGCGGCCGCTCACCGTTTTCGATCTTTTCCCAATAGTCGAGGCGGGCCCGGTTGATCTCGTCCTCGATCCAGCCCGACTTGAAGACCTCGACAAAACCGCCGCGACCGTCGATGTCGGCGACCAGGGCCAGGATTTCCTGCTCCAGCCGGTCGGTGAGCTGCTCGACGAAATGTGAGCCGCCCAGTGGGTCGGCGGTTTTGACCACGTTGGTCTCGAAGGCGATGATCTGCTGGGTGCGTAAGCTGAGCTTGTGCGATTCCTCGCTGGGCAGCGCGTAGGCTTCGTCCCAGCCCGTGGTGTGCATGGACTGGCAGCCGCCCAGCACGCCGGCCAGGGTTTGCAGCGCCGCCCGCACGATGTTGTTGTGGGGCTGTTGCGCCGTCAGCGGCAGCGCCGAGGTCTGTACCGCGGTGCGAAACCAGCATGAGCGGTCCTGGTTGGCGCCAAAGCGTTCGCGCATGAGCCTGGCCCAGATGCGGCGCATGGCGCGCAGCTTGGCGATCTCCTCGAAGAAATCGATGTGGACAGCACAGAAGAAGCCGACCCGCGGTGCGAAGTCGTCGATGGCCACGCCGCGGGCCAGCAGGCGCTCGAGGTAGTCGATGGCCAGCGAGATGGCGAAGCCGGCTTCTTGGATGGCGTTCACGCCGGTCTCGCGGATGTTGTAGGCGTTGATGTTGAGCAGGTTCCAGCGCGGCATCTCGCGGGCGCAGAACTCCATCACGTCGGTGCCGACACGCAGCGCGAAGTCGACGGGGAAGAAATGCGTGTTCGACTGCATGGTCGGGCCCACCACCTGGCTCAGCGCACAGTTGGTGCAGGTGCCACGCAACTCGCTCCAGGGCACGCCGCGCTCGCGGGCGATGAGCAGGAACATGGCCACGATGACGGCCGAGGCGGGGGGACGGAAATTGAAGGTGGTTGAGACCTTTTCGATGGGAATGCCGGCCAGCAGCTGGCGCATGTCGTCCAGCGTCACCAGCGAGGTGCCCTGTCGGCCCAGATCGCCCTCGCCCAGCTCGTGGTCGTCGAGCCCGAGGTGCGAGGCCGCGTCGGGATTGATGTTGAGCCCCGTCTGGCCCTGGCCCAGCAGGTAGTGCAGGCGTTCGTTGGATTGCTCCGCCGTGCCGTAGCCCGACTGCTGGCGCCGCGTCCAGAAACGGCTGCGGTACATCTCGGGGTGGATGCCGCGGGTGAAGGGAAATTGGCCGGGCTCGGCCTCCGCCGCCCTGCCGTCGGGCCCATAGTGGGCCTCCAGCTCGAGCCCCGAGAGGGTCTTGAAGTCGTCGGGCCGTTCACCCTCGAGGTAACGCCCGAACAGGCGGTCATCTTCAGCCATCGGCTTGCTCCGGTTTGGTTTGCTTGAGGATTCCGCTCAGCGTGATCTCGGCCATCTGGGCCAGCAGGCGGTGGCGGGAGACCCGGCCCGCGGGGTCGTACCAGCCCTCCAGGCCGTTGAGCACGGCGAGCAGCGAAAAGGCCACCAGGCTGGCATCGAGGGGCTTGAAGAGGCCCGCCTTTTGGCCCCGCCGGATGACACCCCGCACCAGCTCCAGGTACTGGCGTTCCAGCACAGCGATGGCCTGTCGCGGCGCCGGCGACAGGTGATGGACCTCACGGTTGAGCAGCACCAGTTTGTGAGGTTGGCGCTGAAAGCTCGAGAAATGGTTCTCCATCACGCCCCGCAACTGGGCCACGGGATCGGCCGCCCCGGACACCGCCTGGCGGGCACCGCCGAGGATTTCGCCAATGGCGCCCTGGCAAGTGCGGAACAGCAGGTCCTCCTTGGTGGCGATATGATAATAAAGGCCGGCCGTGCTGATCTCGGCCCGGGCCGCCACGGCGCGCACACTGGTGGCGGCAAAGCCGCGGGCGGAAAAGAGCTCCGCCGCACTTTCCATTACCGCGCCCAGGCGCGTCTGACGGCCCAAGGTATCTCCCTTTTTGGCATCCTCAATTTTCAAACTTTAACGGTCGTTCACTATAGTTTCAAGCTGCCCGGTCCGACCGCCGAAGTGAAAGTTTCTCTCGTTCCCTGGCACCGATCATGCTACCCAAAAGAATAAAGGACGGGCTGGGGAAAGTTGCCAATGATCGCTGTCGGGATTTCGCTACTCGCCATCGTGGTCGCGGTGGGCACGATGATGCGCACCAGGGGCTACCAGGACAAGGCCGCCGACAATCTCCAAGGCATGCTCGTAGAGCACCGGGAAATCCTCGAACAAGAGCTCAAGCAGACGCTTTCCCAGGCCAGCGCCATCGAGGAGCGCATCGACAAGGCCGGCAAGCGCAGCGAGCGGCTGGACCAGCTTTTCCACCAGCGCGCCGAAATGGCCAAGCGCATGCACGACGAGGTCCAGGCGCTGAGCCAGAACTGCGAGGCCCTGAGGAAAAGCGCCATCCCCGCCCGCGACGGAACCTCCCTCTACTGAGGGCTTTGCCCTGTCGTTCGCGGTTTCCCCGGCGGCCGTTTGCCGGTAGGTTTTTTTGCCCGCCATCTCCGGCAGGCCTAGAGGGAAATCCGCCATGTCCGGCCACGACCGCTATCCGCAACTCTTCTCGTCCCTGGATCTCGGTTTCACGCGGCTCAAGAACCGCGCCTTGATGGGCTCCATGCATACCGGCCTCGAGGAGGCCGAGGGCGGTTTTCCGCGCCTGGCCGCCTATTTCGCCGAGCGCGCCCGCGGCGGCGTCGGCATGATCGTCACCGGCGGCATTTCGCCCAACGCCGAGGGCGGCTTCGGGGCCAAGCTCTCGAGCGTCGACGAGGTGGCCCAGCACAGGCTGATCACCGAAGCCGTTCACGGCGCTGACGCCGAGGTCAAGATCTGCATGCAGATCCTGCATTGCGGCGCACTGGCCTATAACGAAAACGCGGTTTCGCCGTCCGGCGTAAAATCGCGCATCGCCCCCCATACACCCCTTGAGCTGGACCAAGCCGGCATCCAAAAACAGCTCGACGATTTCGCGCTCTGCGCCCAACGCGCCCGGGAGGCGGGCTACGACGGCGTCGAGATCATCGGCTCCGGCGGCTATCTGCTGAGCACCTTCCTGGTCGAGAAGACCAACAACCGCACCGACGAATGGGGCGGCTCTTACCAGAATCGCATGCGTTTTCCGCTGCAGACGGTGCGCCGGGTGCGGCACGCAGTGGGGCCCGACTTCATCGTCATCTTTCGCATCGCCGCCATGGACATGCTGCAGGGCGGCATGTCGTGGGACGAAGTGGTGCTGCTGGCCAAGGAAATCGAGGCCGCCGGCGCCAGCATCATCAGCACCCATTTTACCTGGCACGAATCGGCCGTGCCGACCATCGCCACCATGGTGCCCCGGGCCGCCTTCACCTCCGTCACCGGGCGTTTGCGCAAGGAATTGACGGTGCCGTTGATCACCAGCAACCGCATCAACATGCCCGAGGTGGCGGAAGCGGTGCTGGCCAGGGGCGACGCCGACATCGTCTCCATGGCCCGGCCCATGCTGGCCGATCCTGACCTGGTGCGGAAGGCCGCCGAGGGCCGCGAGGACGAGATCAACACCTGCATCGCCTGCAACCAGGGCTGCCTCGACCACACCTTCGCAGGCCTTGAGGTCACCTGCCTGGTCAACCCGCGGGCCTGCCGCGAAACCATGCTCAGCTACGAGCCCACGAGCGAGGCCAAGACGATCGCCGTGGTCGGTGCCGGACCGGCCGGGCTGGCCTATGCCGACGTGGCGGCGGGGCGTGGTCACCAGGTCACGCTTTATGACGCGGCAGCCGAAATCGGCGGCCAGCTCAACCTGGCCAAGCGCATCCCGGGCAAGGAGGAATTCCACGAGACGCTACGCTATTTCGCCCGCGTCATCGAGCTGCGCGGCATCGACTTGCGGCTGGGCACGCGGGTCACGGCGGCCGAGCTGAAAGCCGGCAATTTCGACGAGATCGTCATCGCCACCGGCATCGAGCCCCGCCTGCCCGAAATCGAGGGCATCGACCATGAAAAGGTCTCGGGCTACATCGACGTCATCAGTGGCCGCACCAACTTGGGGCGGAGCGTGGCCATCGCCGGTGCCGGCGGCATCGGCTTCGACGTGGCCGAGCTGGTCTCGCATTCCGGCGTCTCGGCCTCACTCGACGTCGACGTCTTCGCCCGCGAATGGGGCATCGATTTCGAAAATCACCCGCGCGGCGGCGTCACCGGGGTGGAACCGGAGGTGGCGGCGGCCGAGCGCACGGTCTACCTGATGCAGCGCAAGGAGACGCCGGTGGGGCGCGGCCTGGGCAAGACCACGGGCTGGACCCACCGCCTGACGCTGGGCCGGCGCGGCGTCAAGATGATGAACGGCGTCGAATACCTGAAGATCGACGATGCCGGCCTGCATATCCGGGTGGGCGGCGAGGTCGAGGTGCTGGAGGTCGACAACGTTATCGTCTGTGCCGGCCAGACTCCGGCGCGTGGGCTCTATGACGAGCTCCGGGAGCTCGGCCTCGAGGCCAGCCTGATCGGCGGCGCCTGCGATGCCGCCGAGCTCGACGCCAAGCGCGCCATCAACCAGGCCTGCCACCTGGCGGCAGCGGTCTGACCCCGAAAACACCCGCTTCGCCCGGCAATCCTTGCCGGGCGGGGCCAAGATGATCGTGCCGAAGCGCTCTTCGGGCGCTCGCTTCAGCCCCGGCCCCAGACCTCCGAACATCGTTGTTTTCAGCGCTTTCTAGGCCTCAGGAATGATTTCCAACGGTTTGGCATAGGGCTTGCGAAGGACTGCGTGCGACCCCGTGCGATATGTCCACCGCTAGCAGGCGAGGCCCAGTCCGATGGCTATGTCAGTCAACACCAACGCCGGCGCCATGATTGCGCTGCAGAATCTCTCGAAGACCAACAAGGGTCTCGAGACCACCCAGTTGCGCGTCACCACCGGCCTCAAGGTCAACGGCCCAAAGGACGACGCCGCGACCTTCGCCATCGCCCAGAATATGCGCGGCGACATCGCCGGCATGCAGGCCGTGAAATCGGCCCTGGCCATGGGCGAGGCCACGGTCAACGTGGCCATCTCGGCGGGCAAGGCGGTTTCCGACCTGCTCATCGAGATGAAGGCCAAGGTGGTTCAGGCCAACCAGGCCGGCCTCGATACCGACTCGCGCGACGCCCTGAACAACGAATTCACCTCGCTCAGGGCCCAGCTCGACACCGTCGTGCTCAGTGCCGAGTTCAACGGCAAGAACCTGATCACCACCGGCGGCACCGCCCTGGCCGTGCTCAGCACCGTCGAAGGCAGCACCATTTCGGTCAGCGCCCAGGACATGTCGGCGACGGCGCTCGGGGCCGACCTCAACACCTCCGTGCTTACCGATTCCACCGGCGCCACGACGGCCCTTTCGGCCATCGATTCGGCCATCGTCGCGGTCTCCAACTCGCTGGCCAGCCTGGGTTCGGCGGCCAAGCGCGTCGGTATCCAGGCCGAGTTCACCATTCAGCTCGTCGACATCCTCAAGCAGGGCGTGGGCAACCTGGTGGACGCCGACTTGGCCGAGGAAAGCGCGGCGCTGCAGTCCTTGCAGATCAAGCAGCAGCTCGGCGTGCAAGCCTTGTCGATCGCCAACGCCGGCCCGCAGAGCATCCTGGCGCTGTTCGGTTAAGCGATACGCGCTAGCCTCGCTGGCCGACCGTACGGCCGGCTATGCCGGGCTTGAGACGGCCCGGCTCGGCGCCCTCGAGGTTGAAGTCGTCGAGGTCGTGGAAATCGAGCGGCGCGGTCTCGTCCAGGGTGCGAAGGCGCTCCTCCCAGGCCGCCAGCAGGGCCGCCCGTTCCTCGTCGCCGAGCCGTGCCGGGGCCGGGGCCACGAAGGGCGGCAACACGGTAAAGCCGGTGAAATTGAACATGCCGTTGTGGATCGGCCACAGCACCACATCCAGGGCGCCGCTGAGGCCGTCCTCGGCGAACTGGCTGAGCGGCCCGCCGGTGGCGAAGGAAAGCATGGCCTTGCGGCCCCGGAACTTGCCGCGGCTGTAGTTGCCGACGCCGGGGCCGTAGGCCCAGCCCTGGGCAAAAACCCGGTCGACCCAGCCCTTGAGGATGGCCGGCAGGCCGAACCACCAAAGGGGAAACTGGAAGATCAGCAGATCGGCCTTTTCCAACTTGTCCATCTCGGCCTTGAGCTCGGCCGTGAAGCCGTCTTCCCCGGCTTCGATCCTGGCGGCCCGCATCTGCTCGGCCTCCAGCCTGTCCATGAACGAAGGTCTGGTGTTCAGCGCCTGCGGCAACACCATGAAGAAGATGGCCAAAAAGACGGGCACGCAGCCGGTGCTGATCGACGGCATCAAGGTGGTTCAGGCCGGCGTGCTGCGCATCATGGAGCTGCAGCAAAAGGGCTGGGCCTACGTGCGGCCTTAAAGCATTTCAAGATTGATCCCGGCCAGCCGCTGCTGGAAAAGAAACCGCCCGCCGCGGGCAGCGGCGGGCGGTCATTTTTGGAGCGGGACCGGGGGGATCGGTCCCTCTCCCCCAAGTTCTATAGCTATGGGGTTTCTATAGGCGCTTGGGTTTCCATTTGGCCACCTGCGTCATGGCCTGAGTGATCTGCTTCTCATCGAGGCCGGCGCCGATGCGGCGGGCTTCGCTCCTGGCACGTTCGCCGATCTTGCCGCGGCTGCGCTTGGCCCCCAGCACCAGCCACTTGTAGGCCTTGACGGCATCGGCCTCGACGCCTTCGCCGCGCTTGAAGGCCAGGCCCAGTTCATATTGCGCCGGGCCGTAGCCCTGGTGCGCTGCCAGGCGGTACCAATTGGCGGCCTTGGTCAGGTCCTTGGCGACGCCGCGGCCGGTCTCGTAAAGCCGGCCCAGGCCGTATTGGGCGCGGGCGTAGCGGGACTCCGCCGCCATCATCATCAGCGAGGCCGCCAAGGCGTTGCTTTTTTTGGCGCCGCGGCCGTAGCGATGGGCCAGGCCGAGCATGTATTGGGCACTGGCCAGGCCCTGCTCGGCGGCCTTGCCGAACCATTCGGCGGCCGCGGTTTCGTCCTTTTCGACGCCGCGGCCCGAGCGATACATCAGGCCGAGGTTGTACTGCCCCTTGGGATAGCCGGCCAGGGCTGCCTTGCGGTACCAGGAGACGGCCTGTGCGGCATTCCTGTCGACGCCGCGGCCCGAGGCATAGAGCACGCCCAAATTGGTTTGGGCCCTGGCATCGCCGGTCTGGCCGGCCCGGCGCCAGTGCTGGGCGGCGATGGCGTATTCACCTCGGTCGTAGGCTTGCTTGCCGCTCTTGAAATCGGCCCGTGCCGGGCTGCCCGCGGTGCCGACGAACAAGGCCAGAATGAGCCCTAGCAATAGACGCTTCATCAGGTTCCCCAAAAGCCTTTGGCCAGATAGGTTCGATCTTCGGTGGTTCATGCCCCCGAAAGCGAAATTAATCTTTTTTGATTCCGATGTCGAGCAATACCCGGGAAAACCCTAATTATTCCCCGTCCTTTCCATGGACCGTACCAGGAAGGAAAAAAATATTAAATTTCAGTTATATAACGCAAAATCACCGAGCTGCCATGCCGTCAATGTCGTTTGATTGGCCTGCGGCAGATTGACGCATCTTAAGATTTAAGGCGCCGCAGATCGGCGGCGCTGTCGACGTCGGCCAGGCTTTCCAGGAACGCGATGGGGCGGCCCTGAAAGCCCTCGAGGGTATCGGCAAGGGCCTTTGGGCCCGACCAGCGCACGGCGGCAAAGAGCCCCGGCCGGAGCCGCGGCCGGGCCGGCCGGCGGCGCAAACCGACGAGCCAGAAACCGCCGTCGCGGGCCGGCCCGAAGACCGCCTGATGGCGGCCGAGCGCGGCGAAGGCGGCGGCCACGTGGCGCCCCTTCAGGGCCGGAATGTCGCAACCCACCAGCACCACGGGACCCGGCGGCAGGC is a window of Alphaproteobacteria bacterium DNA encoding:
- a CDS encoding TIGR04282 family arsenosugar biosynthesis glycosyltransferase translates to MADPQRHLVIFAKAPRLGAVKNRLARQVGSVTAWRFYRRNLAQTLRRLDDRRWRTWLSLTPDGFDAGPLWSGDRLAQGGGDLGARMARPFVSLPPGPVVLVGCDIPALKGRHVAAAFAALGRHQAVFGPARDGGFWLVGLRRRPARPRLRPGLFAAVRWSGPKALADTLEGFQGRPIAFLESLADVDSAADLRRLKS
- a CDS encoding cobalamin-dependent protein (Presence of a B(12) (cobalamin)-binding domain implies dependence on cobalamin itself, in one of its several forms, or in some unusual lineages, dependence on a cobalamin-like analog.) is translated as MARILLAKLGTDAHDNGVTIVAEWLRRDGHEVTYSGLYVTPEQVAELARETAADVVGVSYLASEPVYLTARLLERLAEKGLENTPVVVGGVVTPASTARLRELGIEGIFPPGSRRQAILDGVAAALAGEGRNIPR
- a CDS encoding tetratricopeptide repeat protein; its protein translation is MKRLLLGLILALFVGTAGSPARADFKSGKQAYDRGEYAIAAQHWRRAGQTGDARAQTNLGVLYASGRGVDRNAAQAVSWYRKAALAGYPKGQYNLGLMYRSGRGVEKDETAAAEWFGKAAEQGLASAQYMLGLAHRYGRGAKKSNALAASLMMMAAESRYARAQYGLGRLYETGRGVAKDLTKAANWYRLAAHQGYGPAQYELGLAFKRGEGVEADAVKAYKWLVLGAKRSRGKIGERARSEARRIGAGLDEKQITQAMTQVAKWKPKRL
- a CDS encoding TetR/AcrR family transcriptional regulator → MGRQTRLGAVMESAAELFSARGFAATSVRAVAARAEISTAGLYYHIATKEDLLFRTCQGAIGEILGGARQAVSGAADPVAQLRGVMENHFSSFQRQPHKLVLLNREVHHLSPAPRQAIAVLERQYLELVRGVIRRGQKAGLFKPLDASLVAFSLLAVLNGLEGWYDPAGRVSRHRLLAQMAEITLSGILKQTKPEQADG
- a CDS encoding NAD(P)H-dependent oxidoreductase, whose protein sequence is MDRLEAEQMRAARIEAGEDGFTAELKAEMDKLEKADLLIFQFPLWWFGLPAILKGWVDRVFAQGWAYGPGVGNYSRGKFRGRKAMLSFATGGPLSQFAEDGLSGALDVVLWPIHNGMFNFTGFTVLPPFVAPAPARLGDEERAALLAAWEERLRTLDETAPLDFHDLDDFNLEGAEPGRLKPGIAGRTVGQRG
- a CDS encoding methylmalonyl-CoA mutase family protein, which encodes MAEDDRLFGRYLEGERPDDFKTLSGLELEAHYGPDGRAAEAEPGQFPFTRGIHPEMYRSRFWTRRQQSGYGTAEQSNERLHYLLGQGQTGLNINPDAASHLGLDDHELGEGDLGRQGTSLVTLDDMRQLLAGIPIEKVSTTFNFRPPASAVIVAMFLLIARERGVPWSELRGTCTNCALSQVVGPTMQSNTHFFPVDFALRVGTDVMEFCAREMPRWNLLNINAYNIRETGVNAIQEAGFAISLAIDYLERLLARGVAIDDFAPRVGFFCAVHIDFFEEIAKLRAMRRIWARLMRERFGANQDRSCWFRTAVQTSALPLTAQQPHNNIVRAALQTLAGVLGGCQSMHTTGWDEAYALPSEESHKLSLRTQQIIAFETNVVKTADPLGGSHFVEQLTDRLEQEILALVADIDGRGGFVEVFKSGWIEDEINRARLDYWEKIENGERPLVGVNIFEDQSEPPEAEFFELERATIDARIAAIRALRKAERPGLETALEALGAIAAGSQNVMPAMMEAVAAGATIGEIFAAMRSGIGFEIAE
- a CDS encoding NADPH-dependent 2,4-dienoyl-CoA reductase codes for the protein MSGHDRYPQLFSSLDLGFTRLKNRALMGSMHTGLEEAEGGFPRLAAYFAERARGGVGMIVTGGISPNAEGGFGAKLSSVDEVAQHRLITEAVHGADAEVKICMQILHCGALAYNENAVSPSGVKSRIAPHTPLELDQAGIQKQLDDFALCAQRAREAGYDGVEIIGSGGYLLSTFLVEKTNNRTDEWGGSYQNRMRFPLQTVRRVRHAVGPDFIVIFRIAAMDMLQGGMSWDEVVLLAKEIEAAGASIISTHFTWHESAVPTIATMVPRAAFTSVTGRLRKELTVPLITSNRINMPEVAEAVLARGDADIVSMARPMLADPDLVRKAAEGREDEINTCIACNQGCLDHTFAGLEVTCLVNPRACRETMLSYEPTSEAKTIAVVGAGPAGLAYADVAAGRGHQVTLYDAAAEIGGQLNLAKRIPGKEEFHETLRYFARVIELRGIDLRLGTRVTAAELKAGNFDEIVIATGIEPRLPEIEGIDHEKVSGYIDVISGRTNLGRSVAIAGAGGIGFDVAELVSHSGVSASLDVDVFAREWGIDFENHPRGGVTGVEPEVAAAERTVYLMQRKETPVGRGLGKTTGWTHRLTLGRRGVKMMNGVEYLKIDDAGLHIRVGGEVEVLEVDNVIVCAGQTPARGLYDELRELGLEASLIGGACDAAELDAKRAINQACHLAAAV
- a CDS encoding flagellin, with the translated sequence MAMSVNTNAGAMIALQNLSKTNKGLETTQLRVTTGLKVNGPKDDAATFAIAQNMRGDIAGMQAVKSALAMGEATVNVAISAGKAVSDLLIEMKAKVVQANQAGLDTDSRDALNNEFTSLRAQLDTVVLSAEFNGKNLITTGGTALAVLSTVEGSTISVSAQDMSATALGADLNTSVLTDSTGATTALSAIDSAIVAVSNSLASLGSAAKRVGIQAEFTIQLVDILKQGVGNLVDADLAEESAALQSLQIKQQLGVQALSIANAGPQSILALFG
- a CDS encoding AMP-binding protein → MTEAAYRDPDFETLERDDVLALQQSRLAALGQRLEPSPEWRQHFARAGLEPRDLADPQALKALPTLEKEDLRERYPYPLLTVPVYDVARFCATSGTTGLPVVFGFTDADLDLLAAQMARVFVTIGLGPEDRVYQGYTGGMWLGGVSMDLGLRALGATNFPLGPGRGELAVQWLVDQGHTAGFFTLLWYMHLATLARDRGIDPRRDWQLRLGICGGQAISKAFQDEVEALMPENFRAHDLYGSTEAGGPVVAVPCAHSHGQDQNHLTNEDSVLTEIVDPQTLEPVSPGEVGEILITTLVKQASPVLRWRTRDLVRLADKPFDCACGRRGLPLIGRVIGRSDDMLKVRGVMVFPSQIEDIVATTAGTVKEAWQIYITEEEQQLEQLDVEIECAAASGLAPEDVAETVRRQIAARLDIRARVVCHSEGTLPRYEAKAERVLRR